The Brienomyrus brachyistius isolate T26 unplaced genomic scaffold, BBRACH_0.4 scaffold52, whole genome shotgun sequence sequence tctaccaggcggccgtccgcctccgttttgcaggctttcatcagctgtctgctgttgttagggatgtacagttcaaagcagttaggcttcctgagatccttcacctcacggatgctcagattctccagcggaatgatcaccctgggtttcttatccgtagtatgtttaaagtagtaaaggcagttatccatcaggatgaaccaccgccttttccatgttttcacccgtcctcctcccagtttgaagagccaaccctctctgtcagggttgaagaaggcattgttctcattgtcttcaggaatcttgaatggctcattctttatgctctcataaagatttcggaggagttcatctggcaggttgcctccatcattgattcctcgatACATagagatgaacctgtccacactgggcttgtctctcacatttggattatgaaggctagtgtttagcatgattatggaaaatgaaagtacatagcaggtgtcaatgttctggaagactccaggattacattgacagtacctctgcgcaaaggcctccatcatcctgtcaatcttttgtgcttctcctggcagacggaaactccagaggaactgcctgagagcctgtaccaggttgaaccctgaaaattcatgaagcccaagaaatgtttggaggacttgAATATTAaagtcgtctctctcacccaggtaatccccaatggctgttttgttcagcccctctcccttgtataggagctgggcgatgtcctcagacgtgtgccggagaagattgttttgtaccatgaacaggatacccttcttagggtccatgttgaatttctttcttcccatggcgacatgcctattcttttctaagatttggctgcgtttggtgctggattcaaggccctccacttccatgagggcctctctcagcgcctcccacagcctctggatctccagcagaagggctcctttcctcagccggatgtcctcaagttcagagtgcttctctggactcaggtccatggagactgcagcagacaggaaaaggagatcgtcagcgggtgtggagctcagcaggttggcaatctctgccagtttggttgttggttcaactcccatggcagagtaatcgtaacattgttaagcccttgagcaagtcccttagacccaagtgctctgaccccaaactctcatcacttcggacaaaagcatatgctgaatatatgtaatcccaaagggcagttacagaagaccccaggaccggagtaacgtgggaagcaattactgatgcctggaagctttggggcatgcaaataaactgcatccaaaggcaaatggctaataaagaatgctctgaatgccaggcattcgtccagcagtgagatcgtagagataatgaataaagatagaaagtgtgaataaagataaaacattttgattgtatttgcgaagcgatgctggatgtgctgagctcgccgggaaggtcatgtggtccgcattccctccccatgcacacgtgatcagctcaatcacaccgaaattgtcggtttgctgcccttcagggaaacaatctaaagggtgttacgggaaaagtaatcgatgcaagagccaatgatgttctcctggtgcctacccctgtttatgttatcgttactgacacaaacaatgatgaacgataataagcatttataagccatgatgaccgcaccattaacgtggagctgcactaacgtctgtttttatagctaaccagcaagtcaacctctccccctggtaatgcaacagcggcgtttaaacaatacgtttacaccggcttgtgatcagtggcctgtactacgaatcagggttactggcttatcggggtaacttgacggatttaaggtaccacagtttaaatgaacttcatatttgttcatcgggatgtctgaatcggtgctaatcagtactacgacgCCAGTTAAGAAGTTGATTTGTTCCATCGGCGttaactgaactggagtttgtgCGCGTTCACATAAATGGAGCACGTTCGGCAGCGTAAGTCGCCGTTTGACTCATGGCGCGATCTCTATATTTCACGCAGGAAGACTGCATGATAATTATACAGGGCTATGAGGAGTTTAAATCAACACTGCAAAGAAAGTCCAATACCACTGCAGTCAAGAAAAGCAGGCAGGCTTGTTGGCAAGGTACTGCCGACCGAGTAAATGCATAAGTACGTTTTCATGCTCATAAAACGTGGTCTAAAATATCTCACGACTGAGTATTAGACTATGAAGTGTTGTGtgaaaaaatttaaatactgATAATAACTACAAAGGCTCACAGAGGCGACACAGTTCAGAAGTCACCCAGCTATTATTTGCTGTTAAGTAATGTGATGCTCCCTAAACTTCCATTACTGTGATGTTGGTCATAATGTAAACCTAATGTTAACAATAACTTAACTGATCCGATTTCAAATACAATAGTAGTGGAAAGCATACGTGGCAGCAAGTCAAGATGAGATATAATAACATCATGTCAAGTGGCAGGGCtatgtatttatatttctaCTCATTATGAAAGATTTGTTGTGTCTGGCcagtgtttctttgttttacagcTAATACGATAATGTGTCTGTTAATATTACACTTATAGAAGGTGAGCCATTGTTTAATAAACAAATGATTTACAACAGGACAAAACAGAAGCATATGTGCAGTGGGAAAACGATTATGAACCTGTCACCGCGGTTAAGTTAGCCTCATATTCGATATTCAGTTTTCTGGCTTTAATAACGTTTAACGGAAGTAGGGTGGGGCGTTTTTTATGAGAGAATTGTGTCCAGTACACAGACAACGATGCACATCGATTATTTTTGCGCTTCAAACCATTTCGTGATTTGTGCCAAATCGTGTTAATAGCTAATAATGCTGTAATGACAGGCTGGTTTAGCATTTTGGCCTCATGGCGACTGTTGCACACCCCTTTGTTTCCCAGATTGCTTTACGTACGAAttgtaattaatttttaaatgttcgTACGTATCCATATAAATGCAACGGGACAATACATGAATAGGttaataactttaaaactaGACAAGACAAGCACATCTAGTGCAGTGTGCTTTGATCAGTGGACAACAGGGAACAATGCACACCCATTGGGTTTTCAGAATACTCTCTAACAGTTATTCATTGATACATTGTATGCATATTATATGTCATTGCTCCGTTTCATACATATTGACAGAGAGAGTCCCTCACGATTCGCGCGCTACAGGATCATCCAAGTACGCCGGCATTGTCTTCGGAGAAATTGTTCTTGGAGGGGCGGTGCTCATACAGGGCTGGCTTACGCAGAAACCTCGACTTAACCGAGAACATAAACTACTCGGAGCAGGTTTGAGACGCAGCGTAAACTGCCATAGCAGCATGCCTCGACTAAAACCTAACCACCTTTTGTAGTACGGGTTAATCGCAAAGTTACGCCTCACGTCATCAAGTTACTCACAAAGTTACCCTGTTAAGCCAGTAACTCCGCTTCGCACAGTTGTCTAATTAGCACAACAATTTCGCTGTCAACGGGACAGTTCAGTCCGTTGTTGGACAGCCGAAACAGAAAACAATAATATACAGTTAAAAGGTCCAGTCTAATAGCTCGTTGCTCCACAAATTGTATAGAGCCGAGAATGGGTGTGCCTAGGCGCATGGTTACCTTTAGTCAAGTTGTCATTGTGCTTTGAGGAGCGTCGTTTAATTAGTCACACGCATGTTTCCGACATAGCGAAATAAAGCGTCCCGACACTATGTGTGTACCTAGCTAGATGGTGGGGTATCCCGTGGGTTTCTGCCTATGGCGTTTAATAGCTAGTTCTTGAGACGGATATACTCACTGTAGTCCAGATCATCCATTTTTAGCATATATGTATCAGTCGTGAATGTCATTGAAGAGGCGTGGAAATAATGGGTAAATCCAGAGAAAGAGAGCATGTATAGGAAGGGGCAAAGACGTAAGTGACAGTTTGACGCAATGCGTTCTAGAACtccggcttttttttttttttcttttttttttagaaatgtacaaacaatgcaacaattaatatataagTAGTAGTATCACAAAACCCTGAGCATATAAAAGGGGAGAATAAAGAAAAGACAAACGATGGTGAACATACAAAATAGAGCTTCGAAGCACTTTTTTAACTAAAAGAAATAACAGAAAATGAAGGGAAACCCAGATCTTTTAGGGGCCATACATTTCAGTACCTCCGCACGGAATGTTATATTCTGGTCTCATTCACGACAACTCCAGAATATCTATTTCCTACCCAACGGGGTAGTAAGATTTATTAATAAGTCATGCGACTCAGATTGGTCTTACACCACGTGCAATCTCAACATACAGCCAAAACATCCCGCTTCAGCTCTCTTGTGTGTCACACTAAACCGTCCGTGCTGTAACACAATCCTATGTGGAACCAAACATAAACAGTAATTCACATTACTACATCCcttctctttttgttttttcttttcatttggaCACAAACAAAAGTCCTTTTTTCCTACTCAGGGAGAAAACAATATGAAACACCAAAGAACATAAAATAATTTTCCTATTTAAACATTTACAATTCTGCAAGCTGTAGGGAACCCAACTTTCACAGAATACACAACCCTTCCCCTCAAACAATAAAGGTTGTTATGTCCTCAGTAGGTAACATAGTCCCTGTACCGACATGGCAGAACCACTGTACGGCCTGACCTTGTCGTGACACCCCCTGAAACCTCGTCAGTCCTGATCTGGTGCTCACGAGCTTCCGACTGAGCCGTCACTGAGCTACTCAGTGCCTCCGTGTCCGTCATGGCCTTTTCGTGTTTTATCACGCCGGCGTGTCTCAGGTGCCTCCGATTCCTCCTCAGGACACTTCCAGAGTCCAACCGAACCTCATAAGACCTCGGGTCAACAGTCCCAACCACCACTCCCTTGCTCCAAGTGGAATGGCGGTCAAAAGGCTGAACTCTGACACTGTCCCCTATCTTCAAGGAGTCCATGTCTCGGGCTGATCGGTCATAGCACACCTTTTGGCGTTTCTGTTTCATCTCCAGCTCCCGCCGGGCTGGAATGACTTTTGGCCTCAGCAGGCTCGTCCTGGTCGGCAAAAGCGTCTGTGTCCTCCTGCTGAGCAGCCTCTGAGCTGGGCTGGTCTCCAGGCCTTGTGATGGTGTGTTGTGATGGTCCAGTATCGCAAGATACGGGTCCTGTCCCGCCATCTTTGCCTTTAACAGCAGCCTCTTTGCTGTCTTCACAGCTGATTCAGCCTTCCCGTTACTCTGAGGGTAACCTGGTGAAGATGTTTTGTGCTGGAAATCCCACAGTCGACTAAATCTCATAAACTCACTGGACGTATACTGTGGTCCATTATCTGAAACAACAATGTCCGGGATGCCCTGTCTGGCAAAGTGAGCCTTCAACTTTCTAATCACTGTGGTGGACTTGGTGTCCGGGAGATAGTCAATTTCCCAGAAGTTTGAATAGTAGTCCACTGTGATAAGGTAGTCCTTGTTGTCAAACATGAACAGATCTGAGCCTACCTTAGCCCATGGTCTTGTTGGGATCTCATGTGGGACTAAAGTCTCTTTCTGTTGTCTGTAGTCAACTGACCTGCAGATGTCGCACTTAGTCACATGAGTCTTAATCTGTTCGTTCATGCCTGGCCAATACACACACTCTCTGGCTCTCCTTAGACAACCTTCTACCCCTAGGTGTGTCGAATGTAGTCTAACTATGATCTCCTGCCTCATGGTAGTCGGAACAACAACACGTTCACCTCTAAACACAAGTCCATCCTGACTACTCAATTCATCCTGGAACGCGAAGTATGGTCTGATGTCACCGTCAGCGTCTCTTTTGTCAGTCGGCCACCCTTTGTGAATCGTGTCTATGAGGATCTGTAGTGCTTTGTCCTCTCGTGTAGCAGTCCTTATTCTGTTTAGTCTGTCTGGTGAGATGTGTGCATGAGTGACCATGTTAATGCTCTCTATTTCCTCCTCTCTGGAGCCCTGTGGTGAGCACTCTGGCAGATATGCCCTGCTCAATGTGTCTGCTAATAACATGTCTTTACCTGGTACATACACCACATCCAAATCATATTTCTGAATGTGCATAAGCATCCTTTGCAACCGTTTGGGTGCACTTAACAACGGTTTCCTTACGATAGTCTCTAAGGGTTTGTGATCACTGTGTACTACCACCTTACGACCATATGTATACTGGTGAAATTTCTCCATACTGAAGACTACAGCCAACAGCTCCTTTTCTATCTGTGCATAACCTTGCTCTGTACGTGTAAGTGCTCTACTCACAAAAGCTACTGGCTTACCCTTCTGGGTGAGTGCTGCACCTAACCCTTTGTCAGAAGCGTCACATTGCACTGTCAGCTCCTCCTCTGGGTAGTAGTATTTCAGGACTGTAGCCCCTGCTATAGTCTCTTTCAGTCTCTGGAATGCGTCGTCATGTCGAGTCGTCCTGTTCCACTCACTGTCTTTATGAGTCAGTTGTCTCAGTATGTCGCAGTGGTCAGACAGATGTGGGCAAAACTTTGCTAAGTAATTCACCATATCTAACAGTCTCTGTACTCTGTACTGAATGGACTTCACGTCTGTCGGTCTGGGCATCTGCTCTATAGCCCTAACCTTCTCTGGGTCTATTTTCAAACCATTGCATGTCAGCTGATGTCCAATGTACGTAGTCTCCTTCTGTTTAAGTTTAAACTTGTCTGCGTTTAACTTAATGTTTTTCTGCCTGCACCGAGTCAAAAACTGTCTCAGCTTCTCGTCATGGTCACGTACTGCTTCAGTATATGTGTTCCCTTGACCCGTGATCAGCACATCATCTGCAATGATCTAGATCCCTGCCAGTCCATCCAAAGCTTGTGTGAGCTTTCTCTGGAACACTTCCGGAGCTGGACTTATCCCCATTGGCATCCTCAGCCATCTGTAGCGTCCAAATGGAGTCGAAAATGTTGTCAGGTAGCTCGACTCCTCCTCCAGTTTCACGTGCCAGAATCCATTCTTCACGTCGCAGACAGAGAACACTTTAGCCTTTGACAGCTCTGGCAAAATGTCCTCAATGGTTGGCAGTGGGAAGTGGCTCCGTTGTAGGGCTTTGTTTAAGGGTTTTGGATCTATGCACACCCTTAGGTCCCCACTCTGTTTTTGGACCACGACCATCCCACTGATCCAGTCTGTGCTGCATTCTACTGGTGTAATGATCCCTCTGCGCTGAAGATCTTGAAGCTCCTTTTTTAACGGCTTTATCATTGCGATAGGGACACGCCGTTTTGGTAACTGCACTGGTTTCACAGCTTCATCCACCTCGAGCCTTAGCTCTCGCTCCAAACAGCCATCTCCAGTGAAGACATCGGCGTACTCTGCTTTAATCTGATCCATGTTCCACTCATTGGCTGTTGGGTGCTCTGAAGTAACAATGCTGTCCAGTTTCAAGATGTTTTCGTAGTGCACTTTTATGAGCTTCATCGCTTCGCTGGCTCTTTTGCCCAGAAGCGGCACTTTACAGTCTGTGTCAACCACTTGAAACTCCAACCGATACCGTTTCTGATTTCTCGGGTTACGTAGCATAACTTTGCATTTCCCCAACGGCtttatctcacttttgttgtacATCATCAACACAGTCTGTGTGTCTTCCAACTGTGTGTTCGGGCTTAGCATGTGGATTGGCATTACATTACAACTGGCACCACAGTCAATCTGAAAATTTACAATCTCTTTGCCCATCAACATGCCTGCAAAGAGTTGAGTGCCTTTCACTTTGTCCGTGATCTTTGTAGTTGAGCCATGTGTGTCTGCCTCTGTAACACAGAGAACGTCCTCATACTCATCACTCTCACATGCTGTCATGTTGTGTACAATCGTCCTCCTTTTCTGCTCTGAATGTGCCGTGCATTTAACTGCAAAGTGGTTTTCTCTGCCACACTTTTTACATTTCTTCCTGTATGCTGgacatttttctttctttttttcatgtGTTCTGCCACAAAGCTTACAGTCCACTGCGTCGCCGATCCGTTTCTGGCGCGCAGCTCCACGCACAGCATGCACCTCCTCCACTGCAGCTCCCGAAATGGTTTTGCTGTTTTCCCGCGACAGCTCCGCGGCTCTGCAGTGCTGTATGCATGTATCCAGTGTCATGTTCTTCTCACGCAGCAGTCTCTCCCTCAAACTGGGGTTGTGAAGTCCACATACAATCCTGTCACGAATCAGTGA is a genomic window containing:
- the LOC125723839 gene encoding cytohesin-2-like gives rise to the protein MGVEPTTKLAEIANLLSSTPADDLLFLSAAVSMDLSPEKHSELEDIRLRKGALLLEIQRLWEALREALMEVEGLESSTKRSQILEKNRHVAMGRKKFNMDPKKGILFMVQNNLLRHTSEDIAQLLYKGEGLNKTAIGDYLGERDDFNIQVLQTFLGLHEFSGFNLVQALRQFLWSFRLPGEAQKIDRMMEAFAQRYCQCNPGVFQNIDTCYVLSFSIIMLNTSLHNPNVRDKPSVDRFISMYRGINDGGNLPDELLRNLYESIKNEPFKIPEDNENNAFFNPDREGWLFKLGGGRVKTWKRRWFILMDNCLYYFKHTTDKKPRVIIPLENLSIREVKDLRKPNCFELYIPNNSRQLMKACKTEADGRLVEGNHVVYRISAPTPEEKDKWIQSITAAVSADPFYEMLAARKTRLS